One window from the genome of Desulfopila inferna encodes:
- a CDS encoding NADH-quinone oxidoreductase subunit NuoE family protein has product MEKKQEEKLESIYQKSVVGGDNIITILQDIQNEFGYVQEESVEWFAKRSNIPAAKFYGVITFYSQFHLNPRGKNIVTVCSGTVCHVKGAPRIIEKLKSELRLKGDDQTTKDMLFSVENVNCVGACSIAPVVLVNEKVYGKQSPDKMIKNIKKYKE; this is encoded by the coding sequence ATGGAGAAGAAACAGGAAGAAAAGCTGGAGTCTATTTATCAAAAATCAGTCGTCGGCGGAGATAATATAATAACGATACTGCAGGATATTCAAAATGAGTTCGGCTATGTCCAGGAGGAATCTGTCGAGTGGTTTGCCAAACGCTCTAATATTCCGGCCGCAAAATTCTACGGGGTGATCACCTTTTATTCGCAGTTTCACCTCAACCCCCGCGGCAAAAATATAGTTACTGTCTGCTCCGGTACGGTGTGTCATGTCAAGGGGGCGCCGAGGATCATCGAAAAACTGAAAAGTGAACTTAGGCTCAAGGGGGATGATCAGACCACTAAGGATATGCTGTTCAGCGTGGAAAACGTCAACTGCGTCGGAGCCTGCAGTATTGCTCCGGTGGTGCTTGTTAATGAGAAGGTCTACGGTAAGCAGTCTCCGGATAAAATGATAAAAAACATCAAAAAATATAAGGAATAA